One window of Cucurbita pepo subsp. pepo cultivar mu-cu-16 chromosome LG19, ASM280686v2, whole genome shotgun sequence genomic DNA carries:
- the LOC111781315 gene encoding E3 ubiquitin-protein ligase UPL5-like isoform X1, whose protein sequence is MSIAEFPTNVDHVHINSSSPNAADHYQLNRNHSQGHRHPCVSSKRKLDEYAPNFDDDDEDEDEDVHLFNLVSVRMKRGETCVIDCSSDGGLGEGTSTDCEQRDFDALSTSLAAETSPEPIPSSCELQFFVRTISAGNTMVMLANINDTVMSLHERIQAITRIPIFEQRLIYRGRQLRHEQTLLECSIQNNAELQLVGRMRSTEHPKAWQIVDDMVSLILRLYRGETVFSALEIITTSMTDFLSLATATDLDQTIKQLQIFLSLSAPAALVMLYLSPMKGNKECADNLIKHFMDLLRHSVSKQLHKCCAIIALEFCNLLRRDNPEDSLYILCRSTLGSLLEADAIACGMRCIESVREPIKTLELIPFVDELANKLSIDLSSSIRSPTSAGPSATDIRDFTAFSLPLHKAIEGQLSFHCSKRVPLYGGGYRDPSYGEEGEFLYNIYLGLLKKMDMCLQEMQNFLVDKEKGDHVIPYPGWSQYLAILEKLNSTSHLFQGLEEEFWTIMKPRKSSICELIVRFAKRGDDYSWILCHKDVMNSESRRHLSMLMFPEPTEDYEELQEMLIDRSQLLEESFEYISNASVEALRHGLFMEFKNEEATGPGVLREWFFLVSKAIFNPQNALFVACPNDRRRFFPNPASKVDPMHLNYFKFSGRVIALALMHKVQIGIVFDRVFFLQLAGMCISLEDIRDADPYLYNSCKQILDMDANIVDSDALGLTFTYDFEELGTRNVLDLCPGGKDMVVNSKNREEYVKLLIENRFMKSVSEQISHFASGFTDILSDKILHECFFKNLEPEDLDWMLYGSESAISVEDWKVHTEYNGYKENDLQISWFWKIVSGMTLEQRKNLLFFWTSVKYLPVQGFKGLASKLYIYKSSSPCDHLPSSHTCFFRLCFPPYPTKSIMKSRLQIITQEHVGCSFGTW, encoded by the exons ATGTCTATCGCCGAATTTCCTACCAACGTCGATCACGTCCACATCAATAGCAGCAGCCCCAACGCCGCCGATCACTATCAGCTTAATCGCAACCATTCCCAGGGTCATCGTCATCCTTGCGTCTCATCCAAGCGCAAGTTAGATGAATATGCTCCCAATTTCGACGATGATGACGAGGACGAGGACGAGGACGTTCACTTGTTTAACTTAGTTTCTGTCAGAATGAAGAGGGGCGAGACGTGTGTGATCGACTGCTCTTCTGACGGCGGGCTCGGTGAAGGGACTAGCACCGACTGTGAGCAACGGGATTTTGATGCCCTTTCGACCTCTTTGGCGGCAGAAACCTCGCCAGAGCCCATTCCCTCTTCGTGCGAGTTGCAATTTTTTGTTAGAACGATCTCCGCTGGGAATACTATGGTAATGCTTGCAAATATTAACGATACTGTGATGTCGCTTCATGAACGTATTCAAGCTATTACGCGTATACCAATTTTCGAGCAGAGATTGATATATAGGGGAAGGCAACTCCGGCACGAACAGACACTCCTCGAGTGTTCGATACAGAACAATGCGGAGTTGCAATTGGTTGGTCGCATGAGAAGCACGGAGCATCCGAAGGCTTGGCAGATTGTTGACGATATGGTTTCGTTGATTCTACGACTTTATAGGGGCGAAACTGTGTTTTCTGCTTTGGAAATTATCACTACCTCGATGACTGATTTCTTAAGTTTGGCTACGGCAACGGACTTAGATCAGACAATTAAGcaactccaaattttcttgtCCCTCTCCGCTCCAGCTGCGCTAGTGATGCTTTATTTGTCTCCGATGAAAGGTAATAAAGAGTGTGCTGATAATCTGATTAAGCATTTTATGGATTTACTTCGCCATTCAGTTTCCAAACAGTTGCACAAGTGTTGTGCGATTATAGCATtagaattttgtaatttgctTAGGAGAGATAATCCGGAGgatagtttatatattttatgccGAAGTACTCTGGGTTCATTATTGGAGGCTGATGCAATTGCTTGCGGGATGAGATGTATAGAAAGTGTTAGGGAACCCATCAAAACACTCGAACTCATTCCGTTTGTTGACGAGTTAGCCAATAAATTGTCCATCGATTTGTCCTCAAGTATACGGTCTCCCACAAGTGCAGGGCCTTCTGCGACTGATATTCGTGATTTTACAGCATTTTCGCTTCCTTTGCACAAAGCAATTGAAGGACAACTGAGTTTTCATTGCTCCAAGCGTGTGCCTCTGTATGGGGGAGGTTATAGAGATCCTTCTTATGGTGAAGAGGGCGaatttctttataatatttatcttGGTTTGTTGAAAAAGATGGATATGTGCCTTCAAGAAATGCAAAATTTCTTGGTTGACAAAGAAAAGGGGGACCATGTAATCCCATATCCTGGATGGTCTCAATATCTTGCAATTCTAGAAAAATTGAACAGCACCTCCCATCTCTTCCAGGGTCTTGAAGAAGAATTTTGGACAATCATGAAGCCAAGGAAATCTTCTATTTGTGAGCTTATTGTGAGATTTGCAAAACGAGGCGATGATTACTCATGGATTCTTTGCCATAAGGATGTAATGAATTCTGAATCTAGAAGGCATTTGTCGATGCTTATGTTTCCAGAGCCAACAGAAGATTACGAGGAGTTGCAGGAAATGCTGATTGATAGGTCCCAATTGTTGGAAGAATCGTTTGAGTACATCTCAAATGCAAGTGTTGAGGCTCTACGCCATGGACTCTTTATGGAATTCAAGAATGAGGAAGCTACAGGTCCTGGTGTCTTGCGAGAGTGGTTTTTTCTGGTCAGCAAGGCTATTTTTAACCCACAAAATGCCCTTTTTGTTGCATGTCCCAATGACCGAAGAAGATTCTTTCCCAACCCTG CTTCAAAGGTGGACCCTATGCAtctcaattatttcaaattttctggCAGAGTTATTGCACTAGCTTTGATGCATAAAGTGCAAATTGGTATTGTCTTTGATcgtgtttttttcttgcaaTTGGCTGGAATGTGCATCTCCTTGGAGGATATACGAGATGCTGATCCATACTTATATAATAGCTGTAAGCAGATTCTTGATATGGACGCCAATATTGTTGATTCAGATGCTTTAGGACTTACATTTACTTACGATTTCGAGGAGCTAGGAACAAGAAATGTTCTGGACCTTTGCCCAGGAGGCAAAGACATGGTTGTCAATAGTAAGAATCGTGAGGAATATGTTAAGCTTCTAATAGAGAACCGCTTCATGAAATCTGTCTCTGAGCAGATATCACATTTTGCAAGTGGTTTTACTGATATACTTTCTGACAAAATATTACACGAATGCTTTTTCAAAAACCTAGAGCCTGAAGATCTTGATTGGATGCTCTATGGGAGTGAAAGTGCAATCTCTGTTGAAGATTGGAAGGTGCACACCGAATACAATGGCTACAAAGAAAATGATCTCCAGATATCCTGGTTTTGGAAG ATTGTGTCCGGGATGACACTGGAGCAGAGGAAGAATCTTCTGTTCTTCTGGACTTCAGTCAAATACCTTCCAGTCCAGGGTTTCAAAGGCTTGGCTTCAAAGCTCTACATTTACAAGTCTTCGTCTCCATGTGAtcatcttccttcttctcaTACATGCTTTTTCCGGCTGTGCTTCCCGCCGTACCCCACCAAGTCTATCATGAAAAGTCGCCTTCAAATTATCACTCAAGAGCACGTCGGATGTAGCTTTGGTACATGGTAA
- the LOC111781315 gene encoding E3 ubiquitin-protein ligase UPL5-like isoform X2, with translation MSIAEFPTNVDHVHINSSSPNAADHYQLNRNHSQGHRHPCVSSKRKLDEYAPNFDDDDEDEDEDVHLFNLVSVRMKRGETCVIDCSSDGGLGEGTSTDCEQRDFDALSTSLAAETSPEPIPSSCELQFFVRTISAGNTMVMLANINDTVMSLHERIQAITRIPIFEQRLIYRGRQLRHEQTLLECSIQNNAELQLVGRMRSTEHPKAWQIVDDMVSLILRLYRGETVFSALEIITTSMTDFLSLATATDLDQTIKQLQIFLSLSAPAALVMLYLSPMKGNKECADNLIKHFMDLLRHSVSKQLHKCCAIIALEFCNLLRRDNPEDSLYILCRSTLGSLLEADAIACGMRCIESVREPIKTLELIPFVDELANKLSIDLSSSIRSPTSAGPSATDIRDFTAFSLPLHKAIEGQLSFHCSKRVPLYGGGYRDPSYGEEGEFLYNIYLGLLKKMDMCLQEMQNFLVDKEKGDHVIPYPGWSQYLAILEKLNSTSHLFQGLEEEFWTIMKPRKSSICELIVRFAKRGDDYSWILCHKDVMNSESRRHLSMLMFPEPTEDYEELQEMLIDRSQLLEESFEYISNASVEALRHGLFMEFKNEEATGPGVLREWFFLVSKAIFNPQNALFVACPNDRRRFFPNPASKVDPMHLNYFKFSGRVIALALMHKVQIGIVFDRVFFLQLAGMCISLEDIRDADPYLYNSCKQILDMDANIVDSDALGLTFTYDFEELGTRNVLDLCPGGKDMVVNKPEDLDWMLYGSESAISVEDWKVHTEYNGYKENDLQISWFWKIVSGMTLEQRKNLLFFWTSVKYLPVQGFKGLASKLYIYKSSSPCDHLPSSHTCFFRLCFPPYPTKSIMKSRLQIITQEHVGCSFGTW, from the exons ATGTCTATCGCCGAATTTCCTACCAACGTCGATCACGTCCACATCAATAGCAGCAGCCCCAACGCCGCCGATCACTATCAGCTTAATCGCAACCATTCCCAGGGTCATCGTCATCCTTGCGTCTCATCCAAGCGCAAGTTAGATGAATATGCTCCCAATTTCGACGATGATGACGAGGACGAGGACGAGGACGTTCACTTGTTTAACTTAGTTTCTGTCAGAATGAAGAGGGGCGAGACGTGTGTGATCGACTGCTCTTCTGACGGCGGGCTCGGTGAAGGGACTAGCACCGACTGTGAGCAACGGGATTTTGATGCCCTTTCGACCTCTTTGGCGGCAGAAACCTCGCCAGAGCCCATTCCCTCTTCGTGCGAGTTGCAATTTTTTGTTAGAACGATCTCCGCTGGGAATACTATGGTAATGCTTGCAAATATTAACGATACTGTGATGTCGCTTCATGAACGTATTCAAGCTATTACGCGTATACCAATTTTCGAGCAGAGATTGATATATAGGGGAAGGCAACTCCGGCACGAACAGACACTCCTCGAGTGTTCGATACAGAACAATGCGGAGTTGCAATTGGTTGGTCGCATGAGAAGCACGGAGCATCCGAAGGCTTGGCAGATTGTTGACGATATGGTTTCGTTGATTCTACGACTTTATAGGGGCGAAACTGTGTTTTCTGCTTTGGAAATTATCACTACCTCGATGACTGATTTCTTAAGTTTGGCTACGGCAACGGACTTAGATCAGACAATTAAGcaactccaaattttcttgtCCCTCTCCGCTCCAGCTGCGCTAGTGATGCTTTATTTGTCTCCGATGAAAGGTAATAAAGAGTGTGCTGATAATCTGATTAAGCATTTTATGGATTTACTTCGCCATTCAGTTTCCAAACAGTTGCACAAGTGTTGTGCGATTATAGCATtagaattttgtaatttgctTAGGAGAGATAATCCGGAGgatagtttatatattttatgccGAAGTACTCTGGGTTCATTATTGGAGGCTGATGCAATTGCTTGCGGGATGAGATGTATAGAAAGTGTTAGGGAACCCATCAAAACACTCGAACTCATTCCGTTTGTTGACGAGTTAGCCAATAAATTGTCCATCGATTTGTCCTCAAGTATACGGTCTCCCACAAGTGCAGGGCCTTCTGCGACTGATATTCGTGATTTTACAGCATTTTCGCTTCCTTTGCACAAAGCAATTGAAGGACAACTGAGTTTTCATTGCTCCAAGCGTGTGCCTCTGTATGGGGGAGGTTATAGAGATCCTTCTTATGGTGAAGAGGGCGaatttctttataatatttatcttGGTTTGTTGAAAAAGATGGATATGTGCCTTCAAGAAATGCAAAATTTCTTGGTTGACAAAGAAAAGGGGGACCATGTAATCCCATATCCTGGATGGTCTCAATATCTTGCAATTCTAGAAAAATTGAACAGCACCTCCCATCTCTTCCAGGGTCTTGAAGAAGAATTTTGGACAATCATGAAGCCAAGGAAATCTTCTATTTGTGAGCTTATTGTGAGATTTGCAAAACGAGGCGATGATTACTCATGGATTCTTTGCCATAAGGATGTAATGAATTCTGAATCTAGAAGGCATTTGTCGATGCTTATGTTTCCAGAGCCAACAGAAGATTACGAGGAGTTGCAGGAAATGCTGATTGATAGGTCCCAATTGTTGGAAGAATCGTTTGAGTACATCTCAAATGCAAGTGTTGAGGCTCTACGCCATGGACTCTTTATGGAATTCAAGAATGAGGAAGCTACAGGTCCTGGTGTCTTGCGAGAGTGGTTTTTTCTGGTCAGCAAGGCTATTTTTAACCCACAAAATGCCCTTTTTGTTGCATGTCCCAATGACCGAAGAAGATTCTTTCCCAACCCTG CTTCAAAGGTGGACCCTATGCAtctcaattatttcaaattttctggCAGAGTTATTGCACTAGCTTTGATGCATAAAGTGCAAATTGGTATTGTCTTTGATcgtgtttttttcttgcaaTTGGCTGGAATGTGCATCTCCTTGGAGGATATACGAGATGCTGATCCATACTTATATAATAGCTGTAAGCAGATTCTTGATATGGACGCCAATATTGTTGATTCAGATGCTTTAGGACTTACATTTACTTACGATTTCGAGGAGCTAGGAACAAGAAATGTTCTGGACCTTTGCCCAGGAGGCAAAGACATGGTTGTCAATA AGCCTGAAGATCTTGATTGGATGCTCTATGGGAGTGAAAGTGCAATCTCTGTTGAAGATTGGAAGGTGCACACCGAATACAATGGCTACAAAGAAAATGATCTCCAGATATCCTGGTTTTGGAAG ATTGTGTCCGGGATGACACTGGAGCAGAGGAAGAATCTTCTGTTCTTCTGGACTTCAGTCAAATACCTTCCAGTCCAGGGTTTCAAAGGCTTGGCTTCAAAGCTCTACATTTACAAGTCTTCGTCTCCATGTGAtcatcttccttcttctcaTACATGCTTTTTCCGGCTGTGCTTCCCGCCGTACCCCACCAAGTCTATCATGAAAAGTCGCCTTCAAATTATCACTCAAGAGCACGTCGGATGTAGCTTTGGTACATGGTAA
- the LOC111781574 gene encoding uncharacterized protein LOC111781574: MATVEVDSAPVVLPVAEEPAVVVPEEKAVEEAVAVAEEPAQEPKEEAVEVESTPVESPEPDVAAVPEPEEKGVEETVDVAEGSVEEEAASEAEAVDPAAVAEVEEKEAEKEEEVAAEEEVQVEKEEGEAGAGNEEAAAPAEE; encoded by the exons ATGGCCACCGTTGAG GTTGATTCAGCCCCTGTAGTACTGCCAGTGGCAGAGGAGCCGGCAGTGGTCGTACCAGAGGAAAAGGCTGTAGAAGAGGCAGTAGCTGTAGCTGAAGAGCCTGCACAAGAACCAAAGGAAGAAGCTGTGGAG GTTGAATCAACCCCCGTAGAATCGCCGGAGCCTGATGTAGCTGCAGTGCCAGAACCTGAGGAAAAGGGTGTAGAAGAGACAGTAGATGTAGCTGAAGGGTctgtagaagaagaagctgcCAGTGAAGCAGAGGCAGTGGACCCGGCAGCGGTGGCTGAGGTGGAGGAGAAAGAGGCggaaaaggaggaggaggtagCAGCAGAGGAAGAGGTGCAGGTGGAGAAAGAGGAGGGTGAAGCTGGAGCAGGGAATGAGGAAGCTGCAGCACCAGCAgaggaatga